A region of Terriglobales bacterium DNA encodes the following proteins:
- a CDS encoding metallopeptidase TldD-related protein: protein MKRSARLLAGIALLAVACSAPAQQTAPGAGDDPVLRAMSAELERSRARLQLEKLDRPYYIEYSVTDAEEHSVDAAFGALLQENRQRSRLIRAVVRVGDYKDDSYFGPGQGQVAFATVGDDELALRFQLWLATDAAYKNALAARSAKQAMLKDLVVEHSVDDFSREPSTVSLGPLVPGEKDPEGRRDLARSISALFRSDPKIDSANVHYEYRGVNRYFLNTEGTVGRSGRENYTLYFTASTQAPDGMRLNLSRDWVMARGEELPPARVVQEAARKLVADLAALRQAPVVEDYRGPVLFAADAAKMIFWNLVGPAITGDQPAPGDSARTTGPWATYYKSRVLPDFLSVVDDPTATSFNGRTLVGNYELDDEGVTAVPVTVVEKGMLVNYLVGRRPIRDFPHSNGHGRAAPGGAPVASFANLFVRANPGYSLEELKRKLIELCRQQDKPYGYFVYSAASGNNVVPELMYRVWAADGRMELVRGGTFAELDMRTLRNSIIAAGDDLQADNSNEAIPKAVINPSVLFEELEVRRNTRLQETLPAYPPPGMRTAVAGH, encoded by the coding sequence ATGAAGCGCAGCGCCCGCCTTCTGGCCGGAATCGCCCTCCTCGCAGTTGCGTGCTCCGCGCCCGCCCAGCAGACCGCCCCCGGCGCCGGTGACGATCCCGTCTTGCGCGCCATGAGCGCCGAACTGGAGCGGTCCCGCGCGCGGTTGCAACTGGAAAAGCTCGACCGCCCGTACTACATCGAATACTCGGTGACCGACGCCGAGGAGCATTCGGTCGATGCCGCCTTCGGCGCGCTGTTGCAGGAGAACCGTCAGCGCAGCCGCCTGATCCGCGCCGTCGTGCGCGTCGGCGACTACAAGGACGACAGCTACTTCGGCCCCGGCCAGGGCCAGGTGGCCTTTGCCACCGTAGGCGACGATGAGCTGGCCCTGCGCTTCCAGCTCTGGCTGGCCACCGACGCCGCTTACAAGAACGCCCTGGCGGCCCGCAGCGCCAAGCAGGCCATGCTCAAGGACCTCGTGGTCGAACATTCGGTGGACGACTTCTCACGCGAACCCAGCACCGTCTCTCTTGGCCCCCTGGTTCCGGGTGAGAAGGATCCCGAAGGCCGGCGGGACCTCGCGCGCTCGATTTCCGCCCTCTTTCGCTCGGACCCGAAGATCGACTCCGCCAACGTTCACTATGAGTATCGGGGCGTGAACCGGTATTTCCTGAATACGGAAGGCACGGTCGGTCGCAGCGGCCGGGAGAACTACACCCTGTACTTCACTGCCTCCACGCAGGCGCCGGACGGCATGCGCCTCAACCTCAGCCGCGACTGGGTCATGGCCCGCGGTGAAGAGCTTCCGCCCGCCAGGGTGGTGCAGGAAGCGGCGCGCAAGCTGGTCGCGGACCTGGCGGCCCTGCGCCAGGCGCCCGTGGTCGAGGACTATCGCGGCCCCGTGCTGTTTGCCGCCGACGCCGCCAAGATGATCTTCTGGAACCTGGTCGGCCCCGCCATCACCGGCGACCAGCCGGCCCCCGGCGATTCCGCCCGCACCACCGGCCCCTGGGCCACGTACTACAAGAGCCGCGTTCTCCCGGATTTTCTGAGCGTCGTGGACGACCCTACCGCCACGAGCTTCAACGGGCGCACGCTGGTCGGGAACTACGAACTGGACGACGAAGGGGTCACGGCCGTTCCCGTCACCGTGGTCGAGAAGGGCATGCTGGTGAACTATCTGGTCGGGCGGCGGCCCATCCGCGATTTTCCGCATTCCAACGGCCACGGCCGGGCAGCCCCGGGTGGAGCGCCGGTGGCCAGCTTCGCCAACCTCTTCGTGCGCGCCAATCCCGGCTATTCGCTCGAGGAGCTGAAGCGGAAGCTGATCGAATTATGCAGGCAGCAGGACAAGCCGTACGGTTATTTTGTCTACAGCGCCGCCTCGGGTAACAACGTCGTGCCGGAACTGATGTACCGCGTGTGGGCCGCGGATGGGCGCATGGAACTGGTGCGCGGCGGCACCTTCGCCGAGCTGGACATGCGGACGCTGCGCAACTCGATCATTGCCGCCGGCGACGACCTGCAGGCCGATAACAGCAACGAGGCCATCCCCAAGGCGGTCATCAACCCCTCGGTGCTGTTCGAGGAACTCGAAGTGCGGCGCAACACCCGGCTGCAGGAGACGCTGCCCGCCTATCCGCCGCCGGGTATGCGAACCGCTGTCGCTGGCCACTGA
- a CDS encoding TldD/PmbA family protein, whose amino-acid sequence MPATGGMAAKPAAPDASSALLLETLEQELNRAMQELSKAEPAPYYISYAASEHNLEVVSGSQGDLFNPLSRRVRSVDVTVRVGGHQLDNTHNHRRPSGLGSTLLPIEDDREAIARALWLTTDRQYKIASRALLEVQTEHQVKAEEEDSSPDFSKQKPHVHIGQPAPVPQLDRNAWQERVRRLSGILREYPEIYGSYVTLVVDASTRYFVSSEGSRVMTSESLSRLVVYAETRTDDGMELFRAETFDASTPDGLPPQAEVTAKVRKLAEDLRALRKAPLVEPYAGPALLSGRAAAVFFHEVLGHRLEGQRQRGDEEGQTFAKKVNQKILPDFLSVVDDPTLKTLGGVELNGYYQFDDEGVPGQRAEVVKDGVLKGFLMSRMPVQGFAESNGHGRAQEGLMPVGRQANLIVTSTHTVPDAQLRQKLIDEVKRQNKPYGLYFEDIAGGFTLTTRFLPQAFQILPIMVWRVYPDGRPDELVRGVDIVGTPLVALNRLIVTGDTTQVFNGICGAESGNIPVSASAPAILFSEIEVQKKAVSRNRPPILPPPAFETGVRPPEVQR is encoded by the coding sequence ATGCCGGCCACCGGCGGCATGGCGGCGAAGCCAGCAGCCCCTGACGCTTCCTCGGCTCTGCTCCTGGAAACGCTCGAGCAGGAACTGAACCGGGCGATGCAGGAACTGTCCAAAGCGGAGCCTGCGCCCTACTACATCAGCTACGCCGCTTCCGAGCACAATCTTGAGGTGGTCTCAGGCAGCCAGGGTGATCTATTCAACCCCTTGTCCCGTCGCGTGCGCTCGGTGGATGTGACGGTACGGGTGGGCGGCCATCAGCTCGACAACACACACAATCACCGCCGCCCCAGCGGGTTGGGCTCGACCCTGCTCCCCATCGAGGACGACCGGGAGGCCATCGCCCGGGCGCTTTGGCTGACCACCGACCGCCAGTACAAGATTGCGTCGCGTGCGCTCCTTGAGGTGCAGACCGAGCACCAGGTCAAAGCCGAGGAGGAAGACTCTTCGCCGGATTTCAGCAAGCAGAAGCCGCACGTGCATATCGGACAACCGGCCCCGGTTCCACAGCTCGACCGCAACGCGTGGCAGGAGCGTGTGCGGCGACTCTCCGGGATATTGCGGGAATATCCAGAGATTTACGGTTCTTACGTCACCCTCGTGGTGGACGCTTCCACGCGCTACTTCGTGAGCAGTGAAGGCTCGCGCGTGATGACCTCGGAGTCGCTCAGCCGCTTGGTGGTCTACGCGGAAACGCGCACCGACGACGGCATGGAGCTGTTCCGGGCCGAGACGTTCGATGCCTCGACGCCCGACGGCTTGCCTCCGCAGGCGGAGGTCACGGCCAAGGTCCGCAAGCTCGCCGAAGACCTGCGCGCGCTGCGCAAGGCCCCGCTGGTCGAGCCCTACGCCGGGCCCGCGCTGCTTTCCGGACGCGCGGCGGCCGTGTTCTTCCACGAGGTGCTCGGGCATCGTCTCGAGGGCCAGCGGCAGCGCGGCGATGAGGAAGGCCAGACCTTCGCCAAGAAAGTCAATCAGAAGATCCTGCCCGACTTCCTCAGCGTCGTGGACGATCCCACCCTGAAGACCCTGGGCGGCGTGGAGCTCAACGGCTACTACCAGTTCGACGACGAGGGCGTTCCAGGCCAGCGCGCGGAGGTGGTGAAAGACGGCGTCCTGAAGGGCTTCCTTATGTCTCGCATGCCGGTCCAGGGTTTTGCCGAGTCGAACGGTCATGGACGTGCCCAGGAAGGGCTGATGCCCGTGGGCCGCCAGGCCAACCTCATTGTCACTTCCACGCACACCGTCCCTGACGCACAGCTTCGCCAGAAGTTGATCGACGAAGTAAAGCGCCAGAACAAGCCTTACGGGCTCTACTTCGAGGACATCGCCGGCGGCTTTACATTGACTACGCGCTTCCTGCCGCAAGCCTTCCAGATCCTCCCCATCATGGTGTGGCGCGTCTATCCCGACGGACGACCGGACGAGCTGGTCCGCGGCGTGGACATCGTGGGCACGCCCCTGGTGGCGCTGAACCGGCTGATCGTGACCGGCGATACCACCCAGGTCTTCAACGGCATCTGTGGCGCGGAAAGCGGCAACATCCCGGTGTCGGCTTCGGCCCCGGCCATCCTGTTCTCCGAGATCGAAGTGCAGAAGAAAGCGGTGTCACGCAACCGCCCCCCGATTCTGCCGCCGCCGGCCTTCGAGACCGGTGTCCGGCCCCCGGAGGTGCAGCGATGA